A region from the Deinococcus humi genome encodes:
- a CDS encoding ABC transporter permease: protein MATYALRRILQMIPLLLVISLVIFGLTALQPGDPVDQLIFGNPRITPEDIARLREAYGLNTPWPQRYVSWLLRAFQGEFGYSRDFGIPATQFIFTQRLPNTLLLTIPALVISTLIAVPLGIYSAIRQYSTLDYVLTFLSFVAFSAPVFWIGVMALYLFAVYLPQVTGGAIALPPGGLGNLSPEDGFWPFWLDRLKYLILPLSILMFREIAATTRFMRASFLEVIGQDFVRTARAKGLPNRAVIFKHALRNALIPIITILGLSIPGLFGGAVLTETVFSWPGMGRALLDSLVSKDFNVVMLCLMMLAILTVVFQLLADLAYALVDPRIRYS from the coding sequence ATGGCAACCTACGCCCTGCGCCGGATCCTGCAGATGATCCCGCTGCTGCTCGTAATCAGTCTGGTGATTTTTGGCCTGACCGCCCTGCAGCCCGGCGACCCGGTCGATCAGCTGATCTTCGGCAACCCGCGCATTACCCCTGAGGATATTGCCCGGCTGCGCGAGGCCTATGGCCTGAACACGCCCTGGCCCCAGCGGTACGTGTCGTGGCTGCTGCGGGCCTTCCAGGGTGAATTCGGGTATTCACGCGACTTCGGTATTCCGGCCACCCAGTTCATCTTTACCCAGCGCCTGCCCAATACCCTGCTCCTGACCATCCCCGCGCTGGTGATCAGTACCCTGATCGCTGTGCCGTTGGGCATCTATTCGGCCATCCGCCAATACAGCACGCTGGACTACGTGCTGACCTTCCTGAGCTTCGTGGCCTTCAGCGCCCCCGTCTTCTGGATCGGCGTGATGGCGCTGTACCTGTTCGCGGTGTACCTGCCGCAAGTGACGGGTGGGGCCATCGCCCTGCCGCCCGGCGGTCTGGGCAATTTAAGCCCGGAGGACGGGTTCTGGCCCTTCTGGCTAGACCGCCTGAAATACCTGATCCTCCCGCTGTCCATCCTGATGTTCCGTGAAATTGCCGCCACCACCCGCTTCATGCGCGCCAGTTTTCTGGAGGTGATCGGCCAGGACTTCGTGCGGACGGCGCGGGCCAAGGGGCTGCCCAACCGCGCGGTGATCTTCAAGCACGCGCTGAGAAATGCCTTGATTCCGATCATCACCATTCTGGGTCTGTCCATTCCGGGCCTGTTCGGCGGCGCGGTCCTGACCGAGACGGTGTTCTCGTGGCCGGGCATGGGCCGCGCGCTGCTCGATTCACTGGTCAGCAAGGACTTCAACGTGGTGATGCTGTGCCTGATGATGCTGGCCATCCTGACCGTGGTGTTCCAGTTGCTCGCCGATCTGGCCTACGCTTTGGTGGATCCCCGGATTCGCTACTCGTGA
- a CDS encoding ABC transporter permease yields the protein MTITAPAPPAEKSYSALQMSMRRLLRHKAAMISLAFIVFVVLAALLAPLIAPHDPNAQDLSGFFAPPSASYPLGQDELGRDVLSRVIYGSRISLVVGFSVAIISVLLGTLAGLVAGFFGGLTDSAISRFIEFMLSLPTLPLQLVISGLFASSDAPLITNLRQNLGPSASVVIIISIFAIFGWMGTARLVRGEVLRLKNLEYVDAARALGANNNRVMWRHLAPNMLGIIVVSATIDVAGAILGEAALSFLGFGIQPPVSTWGNMLSNAQEVVLSYPWLPFYPGLAILFTVLAFNFLGDGLRDAFDPKSRR from the coding sequence ATGACAATCACTGCTCCTGCCCCGCCCGCCGAAAAGAGCTACTCCGCGTTGCAGATGTCCATGCGACGGCTGCTGCGTCACAAGGCGGCCATGATCAGCCTGGCGTTCATCGTCTTCGTGGTACTCGCGGCCCTGCTGGCACCGCTGATCGCCCCCCATGATCCCAACGCCCAGGACCTGAGTGGGTTCTTCGCGCCGCCCAGCGCCAGTTACCCGCTGGGCCAGGACGAGCTGGGCCGCGACGTCCTCTCGCGCGTGATCTACGGCAGCCGCATCAGTCTGGTGGTGGGCTTCTCAGTGGCGATCATCAGCGTGTTGCTGGGCACACTGGCCGGACTGGTGGCGGGCTTTTTCGGCGGCCTGACCGACTCGGCCATCAGCCGCTTTATCGAGTTCATGCTCAGTCTGCCCACCCTGCCGCTGCAACTGGTGATCTCGGGATTGTTCGCCAGCAGCGACGCGCCGCTTATCACCAACCTGCGCCAGAACCTCGGCCCCTCGGCCAGCGTGGTGATCATCATCAGCATCTTCGCCATCTTCGGCTGGATGGGCACGGCCCGGCTGGTGCGCGGCGAGGTGTTGCGGCTCAAGAATCTGGAATATGTGGACGCTGCCCGTGCGCTGGGCGCAAACAACAACCGCGTGATGTGGCGGCATCTGGCCCCCAACATGCTGGGAATCATCGTGGTCAGCGCCACCATCGACGTGGCGGGGGCGATTCTGGGCGAGGCCGCCCTGAGCTTTCTGGGTTTCGGCATCCAGCCGCCCGTCTCCACCTGGGGCAACATGCTCAGCAACGCGCAGGAGGTGGTGCTCAGTTACCCTTGGTTGCCGTTCTACCCTGGGTTGGCCATTCTGTTCACCGTGCTGGCCTTCAACTTCCTGGG